Proteins encoded within one genomic window of Puniceicoccaceae bacterium:
- the nadD gene encoding nicotinate-nucleotide adenylyltransferase, producing MEPARRRIGLLGGSFDPPHLGHLTLAQDAYEGLRLDEVWFVPTFLSPHKDRSHVPPEQRVAMVTKMVAQDPRFRCCDIEVASGKSQFSVHTVEQLQRLHPDADFYWLIGADQLGALHLWKDVERLAALCQIVVFRRPGFVQQIPEAVQHLSLQQVDMHEILISSTEIRERIASGLPVYMFLHPDVNAHMEHHELYQLGT from the coding sequence GTGGAACCTGCTCGACGACGCATCGGACTGTTAGGCGGCTCGTTTGATCCGCCTCATCTGGGTCATCTCACCTTGGCGCAGGATGCCTACGAAGGCCTGCGGCTGGATGAGGTGTGGTTTGTGCCTACTTTTCTATCCCCGCACAAAGATCGAAGCCATGTTCCTCCCGAGCAGCGTGTCGCGATGGTGACCAAAATGGTGGCACAGGACCCTCGCTTTCGATGCTGTGACATTGAGGTAGCTTCCGGCAAGTCGCAGTTCAGTGTGCATACCGTCGAACAGTTGCAGCGACTGCATCCAGATGCCGATTTTTATTGGTTGATTGGTGCGGATCAGTTGGGAGCATTGCATTTGTGGAAAGATGTGGAGCGACTTGCAGCCCTTTGTCAGATCGTCGTGTTCAGGCGTCCAGGCTTCGTGCAGCAAATCCCGGAAGCGGTGCAGCACCTGTCTCTGCAACAGGTGGACATGCATGAGATTCTCATCAGCTCAACCGAGATTCGGGAACGGATTGCCAGTGGACTTCCCGTCTACATGTTCTTGCATCCTGACGTGAATGCCCATATGGAACATCACGAGTTATATCAACTGGGGACCTGA
- a CDS encoding protein phosphatase 2C domain-containing protein, giving the protein MKLEYSLAARPGSANATGTDYLSVFYGNQLHKRGSELMRRDSVHSSQGLLIALCDGGEDQPRAMDCAEACNLEFADMLAEKPDVSDFDENDTVRSLHDGLRRSNELLLQLAETEDAGRGMVSSIGALWFTKKYLLYSHVGNVRIYRYSGQVLQLLTEDHTEAWALVKEGKITPEKLVNYPGNRNFTQLLGGTGKTAAELKVERCKVEPGDAFLLCSDGVTHYLSDRTLESLFEAATDEHGALSCDLSDRILAMARERSEGKAHASVAVVQAFASVSRWTSMIEKLELES; this is encoded by the coding sequence TTGAAACTGGAATACAGTCTTGCGGCACGACCGGGCAGTGCAAATGCGACCGGAACGGATTATTTGTCCGTTTTTTATGGAAATCAGCTTCATAAGCGTGGATCGGAATTGATGCGTCGGGACTCGGTGCATTCCAGTCAAGGTCTTCTGATTGCACTTTGTGATGGCGGTGAGGACCAGCCGCGTGCGATGGATTGCGCGGAAGCATGCAATCTCGAATTCGCCGACATGCTTGCTGAAAAACCGGATGTTTCGGACTTCGATGAAAATGATACGGTGCGTTCACTGCACGATGGCCTTCGACGATCCAATGAATTACTGTTGCAATTGGCGGAGACTGAGGATGCTGGACGTGGAATGGTGAGCAGCATCGGCGCATTGTGGTTTACTAAGAAATACCTGCTCTACTCACATGTAGGCAACGTGCGCATCTACCGGTATTCTGGTCAGGTGCTTCAGTTGTTGACCGAAGACCATACCGAGGCATGGGCGCTTGTGAAAGAAGGAAAAATCACCCCAGAGAAGCTTGTGAATTATCCGGGAAACCGGAATTTCACCCAGTTGCTCGGCGGAACCGGAAAAACCGCAGCTGAGTTGAAGGTGGAGCGATGCAAGGTCGAACCGGGTGATGCGTTTCTACTCTGTTCTGATGGTGTGACGCATTACCTCAGTGATCGCACGTTGGAGAGTCTCTTTGAAGCAGCAACTGATGAGCATGGTGCCCTTTCCTGCGATTTGAGTGATCGCATTCTGGCAATGGCGCGTGAACGATCCGAAGGAAAAGCTCATGCCTCTGTTGCAGTCGTTCAGGCCTTTGCATCGGTCTCCCGATGGACAAGCATGATCGAAAAACTGGAACTGGAGTCGTGA
- a CDS encoding DUF368 domain-containing protein, whose protein sequence is MLLLKGAVIGVANIIPGVSGGTMAVVLGIYDRLIDAISGVLTDSSKRFAHLLLLVLIGVGALIGLKLLAPLITFALEHHLELTLLFFMGLITGSLPAVIRLSGVKSISLKDMLALAFGMVLVLALGASPASKDGLGLSPDSISWVTLLISGVLAGGAMIVPGVSGSLVLVLLGTYPVILRAVDKLELQVLAIVAIGCGLGVLFFSILIRWLLQRFSNATHSFIFGLVGASVIILFRGFPSVEFGVIWGGLCFLTGAGVAHASGMVSKPKSI, encoded by the coding sequence ATGCTTTTACTCAAAGGCGCGGTGATTGGCGTCGCCAATATCATTCCCGGAGTTTCCGGTGGCACAATGGCGGTGGTGCTGGGAATCTATGATCGTCTGATCGATGCGATCAGTGGCGTGCTCACCGACTCCTCCAAACGCTTTGCACACCTGCTCCTGCTTGTATTGATTGGGGTTGGTGCACTGATCGGACTTAAGCTTCTGGCACCCCTGATCACCTTCGCACTCGAACATCATCTCGAACTCACTCTCCTGTTTTTCATGGGACTGATCACGGGATCCCTTCCTGCAGTGATTCGACTTTCGGGGGTGAAATCCATTTCACTCAAAGATATGCTGGCGCTTGCCTTTGGCATGGTGCTCGTGCTCGCCCTCGGAGCTTCCCCAGCGTCCAAAGACGGCTTGGGGCTTTCTCCCGATTCCATCAGCTGGGTAACGCTGCTGATCAGCGGAGTGCTTGCGGGCGGTGCCATGATTGTGCCGGGAGTCAGTGGTTCCCTGGTTCTCGTATTGCTGGGAACCTATCCGGTAATTTTGCGGGCAGTCGACAAGCTGGAGCTTCAGGTTCTTGCGATTGTCGCCATCGGTTGCGGCCTTGGAGTGCTGTTTTTTTCGATCCTCATCCGCTGGTTGTTGCAACGGTTTTCAAACGCAACCCACAGCTTCATTTTCGGACTGGTGGGAGCGTCTGTCATCATCCTTTTCAGGGGATTTCCCAGCGTTGAATTTGGCGTGATCTGGGGGGGGCTCTGCTTTCTCACCGGGGCGGGTGTTGCCCATGCATCCGGCATGGTTTCAAAACCCAAGTCCATTTGA
- a CDS encoding rhomboid family intramembrane serine protease, translating to MKIGFNAPVTLILTFCALAASALNVMSEGETQRHFFSVYGPLALEDPFSLLRLIAYPLGHASWAHFTGNFSIILLVSPLVERTYGSVRLAVMILVTTLVTGIVHAVFFPSALMGASGIAFMMILLGSLANSRRGSIPLTFVLVCLFYLGNELMAIFRDDNISQLAHLLGACCGSLFGFMGQHHGRGEAHRSAAQHSGKGRGSAS from the coding sequence ATGAAGATTGGTTTTAATGCACCGGTGACCTTGATTCTGACCTTTTGTGCGCTGGCCGCAAGCGCGCTCAATGTAATGAGCGAAGGAGAAACGCAGCGACATTTTTTCAGCGTGTATGGTCCGCTTGCTCTGGAGGATCCCTTCTCACTGCTCCGGCTGATTGCCTACCCGCTTGGACACGCATCCTGGGCGCATTTTACCGGAAATTTTTCGATCATCCTGTTGGTGAGTCCACTGGTTGAGAGAACATATGGGAGTGTTCGCCTGGCAGTGATGATTCTGGTGACGACTCTGGTGACAGGTATCGTACATGCCGTATTTTTTCCTTCGGCCCTGATGGGAGCCAGCGGTATTGCATTCATGATGATCCTGCTGGGTTCCCTCGCCAACTCCCGCCGAGGTTCCATCCCGCTTACGTTTGTATTGGTCTGCCTGTTTTATCTGGGCAATGAACTCATGGCCATCTTTCGCGATGACAATATTTCCCAACTGGCGCACCTTCTGGGTGCTTGCTGTGGTTCACTGTTCGGATTCATGGGGCAGCATCACGGACGTGGAGAAGCCCACCGAAGTGCTGCACAACACAGTGGAAAGGGAAGAGGATCTGCCAGTTAA
- the rsfS gene encoding ribosome silencing factor, with the protein MPSSLKNEQLPAPVLACCEALLDKKAIDLTVIDVKGVSTITDYYVIATGASSPQLRAMAQNAKSTLKESSEATGMIDGDPASGWVVLDAYAFVVHLFLPDTRDQYALEALWKDRPSVTIA; encoded by the coding sequence ATGCCATCATCACTCAAGAATGAACAGCTTCCCGCACCTGTATTGGCTTGCTGCGAGGCTCTGCTGGATAAAAAAGCCATTGATTTGACGGTTATCGACGTCAAGGGCGTTTCCACCATCACCGATTACTACGTCATCGCGACGGGCGCATCATCTCCACAGCTTCGCGCGATGGCGCAGAATGCAAAATCGACTCTGAAAGAATCTTCGGAGGCAACGGGAATGATTGACGGAGATCCTGCAAGCGGCTGGGTGGTACTCGACGCTTATGCATTTGTGGTGCATCTGTTTCTCCCGGACACGCGCGACCAGTACGCACTGGAAGCACTCTGGAAAGATCGTCCTTCGGTAACGATAGCATAA
- the thyA gene encoding thymidylate synthase — translation MHTYLQLLEQVKSTGKRRTDRTGTGTISIFGAQARFDLRNGFPLLTTKTLHLKSIIHELLWFLSGNTNIQYLAKHNVHIWDDWAYEGYRNSAEFDGSSMREFSKRIAADDDFARKWGDLGPVYGKQWRRWTGHDGREIDQIAYAIDQIRNQPDSRRIIVSGWNVADLQGLIHGKRSAPPLCHTIFQFYVDEGELSCQLYQRSADLFLGVPFNIASYALLTRMIAQVCDLKPGEFVHSFGDLHLYLNHLDQVEEQLSRTPRPSPQLHINPAIRQIDDFRFEDFELRDYDPHPAIKAPIAV, via the coding sequence ATGCACACTTACCTGCAGTTGCTCGAACAAGTCAAATCCACTGGAAAACGCCGAACAGACCGTACTGGCACCGGGACCATTTCCATTTTTGGTGCCCAGGCGCGATTTGATCTGCGAAATGGATTTCCACTGCTGACGACCAAAACACTGCACCTGAAGTCCATCATTCATGAACTGCTCTGGTTTCTTTCAGGAAATACAAACATCCAATATCTCGCAAAGCACAACGTTCACATTTGGGACGACTGGGCCTACGAGGGTTATCGGAACAGTGCTGAATTTGATGGTTCGAGCATGCGGGAGTTCAGCAAGCGCATCGCAGCAGATGATGATTTTGCCCGGAAGTGGGGCGACTTAGGGCCAGTATATGGCAAACAATGGCGTCGCTGGACAGGGCACGACGGAAGGGAAATCGATCAGATCGCCTATGCAATTGACCAGATCCGCAACCAACCGGACTCGCGACGCATCATTGTCAGTGGCTGGAATGTGGCAGACCTGCAGGGGTTGATTCATGGGAAACGCTCTGCCCCACCCCTCTGTCACACGATTTTTCAGTTCTATGTCGATGAGGGAGAACTCAGCTGCCAGCTATACCAGCGTAGCGCCGATCTCTTCCTTGGTGTTCCCTTTAACATTGCATCCTATGCGTTGCTCACACGAATGATTGCGCAGGTCTGCGACCTGAAACCCGGTGAATTCGTTCACAGCTTTGGAGATTTGCACCTGTACCTCAATCATCTGGATCAAGTCGAAGAACAGTTGTCCCGCACACCGCGCCCAAGTCCGCAATTGCACATCAATCCCGCGATCCGCCAGATTGACGACTTTCGATTTGAGGATTTTGAGCTGAGGGACTACGATCCTCATCCTGCCATCAAGGCACCGATTGCAGTCTGA
- a CDS encoding response regulator, protein MNDIHKQLKPQPKLSAVGTTCPLRLLIVEDNLMNLRVLNQILNRMGFQPDIARDGAEAVEAVRRQSYDMIFMDLQMPVMDGFSATRAIHSLLGSRAPWIVAFTANAQQPVQIACKECGMNDFISKPATPRIIETAIRKAFQSLTDSPD, encoded by the coding sequence ATGAACGACATCCACAAACAACTGAAGCCTCAGCCGAAGCTCAGTGCGGTCGGAACTACCTGTCCTCTTCGACTGCTGATCGTCGAAGACAATCTCATGAACTTGCGAGTTTTGAACCAGATCCTGAACCGCATGGGATTTCAACCGGATATTGCAAGAGACGGAGCAGAAGCAGTTGAGGCAGTTCGGCGTCAGAGCTATGACATGATTTTCATGGACCTGCAGATGCCAGTGATGGATGGATTTTCGGCAACGCGCGCAATCCATTCGCTTTTGGGAAGCCGTGCGCCCTGGATCGTTGCATTTACCGCCAACGCCCAGCAGCCTGTACAAATTGCATGCAAGGAGTGTGGCATGAATGATTTCATTTCCAAACCCGCAACACCCCGCATCATCGAAACAGCCATTCGCAAAGCATTCCAGTCACTCACGGACTCTCCCGATTAA
- a CDS encoding transcriptional repressor gives MSDSAKPSFQEIQNSDSWKIFRKFLSTKGLRVTHQRIAIFQAAFYSDDHYTAEDLLEQSRSLDASISRATVYRTLPILTESGLVKEVDIGKDYKYYMSNRNATTFKAQVICVDTDRIIEVDAPFMEWYGRAVTEKLGLQLVSQRLQIEARKRDPETELEPTPLR, from the coding sequence ATGAGTGATTCTGCCAAGCCCAGTTTTCAAGAAATCCAGAATTCCGATTCGTGGAAAATCTTTCGCAAGTTTCTGTCGACCAAAGGTCTGCGTGTAACTCACCAACGCATTGCGATTTTTCAGGCAGCCTTCTATTCGGACGATCACTATACTGCTGAAGACTTGCTGGAGCAATCGCGTTCGCTCGATGCATCCATCTCGAGGGCAACGGTTTATCGCACACTTCCCATCCTTACTGAGAGCGGATTGGTGAAGGAGGTCGACATCGGAAAAGACTACAAATACTACATGTCGAATCGCAATGCGACGACGTTCAAGGCCCAGGTGATCTGTGTGGATACGGATCGCATCATCGAAGTGGACGCACCCTTTATGGAATGGTATGGGCGGGCCGTTACTGAAAAACTGGGCTTGCAGTTAGTCTCACAGCGCCTGCAGATCGAAGCGCGAAAGCGTGATCCTGAAACCGAACTCGAACCCACTCCGCTCCGGTGA